The proteins below come from a single Oleidesulfovibrio alaskensis DSM 16109 genomic window:
- a CDS encoding PqiC family protein produces the protein MRMSVCSGVLRALLCLLFAAGLLTGCAGKSAPTRFYLLSADDVLPAAVPQEARAVLWLEKVEIPPYLDRPNIVVRGDAGRIYLAEFDYWAEPLRDSISRMLARKLAGDTNRAVVTESYAAGEDRVKIVILRLDASTDGDVTMEAMWRLDSGGADTGEWHYFVNRLSAQQNNYSGYVQAHSRLLALLAEDIARNVPAI, from the coding sequence ATGCGTATGAGTGTCTGTTCCGGAGTTTTGCGGGCTTTGTTATGTCTGCTGTTTGCTGCAGGTTTGCTGACAGGTTGTGCGGGAAAAAGCGCCCCCACGAGATTTTATCTGCTTTCTGCTGATGACGTGCTGCCGGCCGCGGTGCCGCAGGAAGCCCGCGCAGTGCTGTGGCTGGAAAAGGTCGAAATTCCGCCGTATTTGGATCGTCCGAATATCGTTGTACGCGGAGATGCAGGCCGGATCTATCTTGCAGAGTTTGATTACTGGGCTGAGCCGCTGCGTGATTCCATCTCGCGCATGTTGGCCAGAAAACTTGCCGGTGATACGAACCGTGCTGTTGTCACAGAAAGCTATGCGGCCGGTGAAGACCGGGTGAAGATTGTCATTTTGCGTTTGGATGCTTCGACAGACGGTGATGTGACAATGGAAGCCATGTGGCGGCTGGACAGCGGTGGTGCGGATACCGGGGAGTGGCACTACTTTGTGAACAGGCTTTCTGCGCAACAGAATAATTACAGCGGATATGTGCAGGCTCACAGCCGCCTGCTGGCGTTGCTGGCAGAAGACATCGCGCGCAACGTGCCTGCCATCTGA